A genomic stretch from Eptesicus fuscus isolate TK198812 chromosome 15, DD_ASM_mEF_20220401, whole genome shotgun sequence includes:
- the LOC103295715 gene encoding olfactory receptor 1J4-like: MRPENQSSVSQFLLLGLPIPPGQQGLFFTLFLGMYLTTVLGNLLIILLIRLDSRLHTPMYFFLSHLAFSDISLSSVTVPKMLMNMQTQVQSISHVGCISQLYFFIHFAGLDNFLLAVMAYDRYVAICHPLHYSTIMREGLCVLLVAGSWILSCSNALLHTLLFGQLSFCADNAITHYFCDLAALLKLSCSDTFLNELVIFTEGGMISFLCFGIILGSYIRIGTIILRVPSTKRLSKAFSSCGSHLSVVSLYYGTAAGVYFSSSSDSKDILASVMYTVVTPMLNPFIYSLRNRDIKQALEMCVHRVKFFKQQSVNPPVAVRSTGR; encoded by the coding sequence atgaggcctgagaaccagagcagcgtgtcccagttcctcctcctggggctccccatcccaccagggcagcagggcctgttcttcaccctgttcctgggcatgtacctgaccacggtgctgggcaacctgctcatcatcctgctcATCAGGCTGGACTCTCGCCTGCAcacgcccatgtacttcttcctcagccacttggccttctctgacatttctctttcctctgtcacTGTCCCTAAGATGCTTATGAACATGCAGACTCAGGTACAATCCATCTCCCATGTGGGATGCATTTCTCAGTTgtattttttcatacattttgcTGGTCTTGACAATTTTCTTCTCGCTGTGATGGCATATGACCGGTACGTGGCCATCTGTCACCCCCTGCACTATTCCACAAtcatgagggaggggctgtgtgtaCTGCTGGTGGCTGGCTCCTGGATTCTCTCCTGTAGCAATGCCCTTTTGCACACCCTCCTATTTGGCCAGCTGTCTTTCTGTGCTGACAATGCCATCACACACTACTTCTGTGACCTCGCTGCACTCCTGAAGCTGAGCTGTTCAGACACCTTCCTCAATGAGCTGGTCATCTTCACCGAGGGAGGAATGATTTCCTTTTTGTGTTTTGGTATAATTTTGGGCTCCTATATCCGTATAGGGACCATCATCCTGAGGGTACCCTCCACTAAGAGACTCTCTAAAGCCTTTTCCTCCTGTGGCTCCCATCTCTCTGTGGTGTCTTTATACTATGGGACAGCTGCAGGTGTTTACTTTTCCTCCTCATCAGATTCCAAAGACATACTTGCTTCAGTCATGTATACGGTAGTtacccccatgctgaaccccttcatctacagcctgaggaacagAGATATAAAACAGGCCTTAGAGATGTGTGTCCATAGGGTTAAGTTCTTTAAGCAGCAATCAGTAAATCCTCCTGTTGCAGTCAGGAGCACAGGGAGATAG